One window of Colias croceus chromosome 6, ilColCroc2.1 genomic DNA carries:
- the LOC123692489 gene encoding uncharacterized protein LOC123692489 yields MANTSSERNRCINCSFLIPRNMKRHHLEEASNLMLSLLRSWIAPTQVSSENIICNECFELLQNRANTTSEGSILPLSAFGHRRVCLPCGNSILRSRTYPVRHDREERNVLIRFVPQHLVSRMERVCAACWRSATREVQRQQQRDSNRPTLADTELSGDSVVPVPPPLPPTTPQIVQPVTTKIISSMYRRAANTPGHCIFVGCFEPERLLIPSTIKDLVLFNHKFYIPSGARICRHHLNHGSWDQLTSQLRDFTGRQFDNIMTMMQRAANHRFDFSNIALMPPHLFHYWLGMNLEQFYELLNCIPNLAEQVPDATLALCIYLVKLRTGDSNNRLATLFNKPRATLEHLMNKARNCFIND; encoded by the exons ATGGCTAACACCTCGAGTGAGCGAAACCGATGCATAAATTGTTCTTTCTTGATACCGAGAAACATGAAGAGGCATCACTTGGAAGAAGCGTCGAATTTAATGCTCAGTTTATTACGATCATGGATAGCCCCTACTCAG GTTTCTTCAGAAAACATCATTTGTAATGAATGTTTTGAATTACTTCAAAATCGAGCAAACACTACAAGTGAAGGAAGCATTTTACCTTTGTCTGCTTTTGGACATAGAAGAGTCTGTCTTCCTTGTGGAAATTCCATTCTACGATCAAGGACATATCCTGTTCGACATGATCGTGAAGAgagaaatgttttaatacGTTTTGTTCCACAACATctg GTCTCAAGAATGGAACGTGTGTGTGCTGCATGTTGGAGGTCAGCAACAAGAGAAGTACAAAGGCAGCAACAGCGTGACTCAAATCGCCCCACTCTGGCTGACACTGAATTAAGTGGTGATTCTGTTGTTCCTGTGCCACCTCCTCTGCCACCAACAACCCCACAAATTGTTCAACCAGTGAcgacaaaaataatttcatcaaTGTATAGACGTGCTGCTAACACTCCAGGTCACTGTATATTTGTTGGTTGTTTTGAACCTGAACGCCTACTTATACCATCTACTATCAAAGACCTAGTATTGTTTAATCATAAGTTTTACATACCATCTGGTGCACGCATTTGTCGTCACCATTTAAATCATGGTTCTTGGGACCAGTTAACTTCTCAATTGAGAGATTTTACTGGTAGacaatttgataatattatgactatGATGCAGCGAGCTGCCAACCATAGATttgatttttcaaatattgcaTTGATGCCTCCTCACTTATTCCATTATTGGCTTGGTATGAATCTTGAACAGTTTTATGAATTACTAAATTGTATACCCAATCTAGCAGAACAAGTACCAGACGCTACCTTAGCATTATgcatttatttagttaaattaAGAACAGGTGACAGCAACAACAGATTAGCCACTCTTTTCAATAAACCTAGAGCTACATTGGAACATTTGATGAATAAAGCTAGAAATTGCTTTATTaatgactag